The Candidatus Binatia bacterium genome includes the window ACGATCGTCGACACCCAGCGGCCGATCCACACCGGCAGCAGCCAGGCGAGCCAGCTCACACCGTAGATCAGCAGGACGACCGCGCCGACCAGCCCCGCGACCGAGGCGTAGCTCTTCACCGCGCCCTCGCTCGGGAAGCGGCGCCAGTACAACGTGCCCAGCAGCAGCCAGACGGCGATCGCGATCAGCGCGTTGCGGCCGAGGTGGCTCGCCTCCTCGGCGGACGGCTCCGGCAGCGTGAGACGCGCGATCTCGCGCGGCGGCGGTCCGAGGAACGCGGGGCTCGCGAGCGCGGTGTCGAGCTCCTGCACCAGCACGCGGTTGCCGAGCCCGTTCGTGTGCCAGTCGCGCGCGAAGTAGAGCTGCTGCGCGCCGCCCTGCGACGCCGCGACCATCGCCGGCAGCGTGTCGACCACCGGCAGCCCCGCCGCCTCGGCGGCGGCGACCATGCCGCGGTACGGGCGGTCCGGGTCGTACGCCGGATCGCCGATCACCTCGGCGATCGCCTGCCGCGCGTTCGGGTCGACCTGCGCCTTGTCCGGGATCACCATCACGAGCGGCTTGGCGCCGATCTCGTCGGCGACCGCGCGAAACGCGCGCAGCGCGAGCTCGGTCTCGGGCCAGCCGTCGGCGTCGGACTTGCGGATGCGCGGCCCCCACTCCGCCGGCAGCGGACGCGGGCCCTCGAGCATCGGGATCTCGGGCCCCTTGCCGAGGTTGCCGAGCAGGTTGCCGAGCGCGGTCTTGCGCTCGAGCCACGGCTCCTGACCCGGATCCTCGAGCGGCGCGAGCGAGCGCAGCGCCTCCTCGGGCGGCAGATCGGTGCGCAGCTTGGGCTTCGGGTAGCGCAGGTAGCGGTCCTGGCCGTTCCAGAAGATGTCGTTCTCGTACATCTGCAGGACGACGACGTCCGGCTTGTACTTGACGCCCTCGCGCGCGAGCCAGAGGACCTCCTGGTCGGTCGAGTAGCCCTCGGTGCCGCCGTTGATCACCTGGACGTTGCGACCCTCGGCGCGCATGCGCGCTTCGAGCAGCTCGGAGAGCGTGTCGGAGCGCTCGACGGTGTAGCCGAGCGTGAACGAGTCGCCGATCAGCAGGACGCGCTGCACGCCCTCGGGCTTCTCGTAGCCGACGGACTCGTCCTCGCGCAGACCGCGCGAGTTCGTCCGCAGCGT containing:
- a CDS encoding DUF5989 family protein, translated to MNRINQALALLVSLLFVFLVLEGGLRLFGFTPRRTMNQFDSALGWTKTPSTSLRRHTSEFDVTLRTNSRGLREDESVGYEKPEGVQRVLLIGDSFTLGYTVERSDTLSELLEARMRAEGRNVQVINGGTEGYSTDQEVLWLAREGVKYKPDVVVLQMYENDIFWNGQDRYLRYPKPKLRTDLPPEEALRSLAPLEDPGQEPWLERKTALGNLLGNLGKGPEIPMLEGPRPLPAEWGPRIRKSDADGWPETELALRAFRAVADEIGAKPLVMVIPDKAQVDPNARQAIAEVIGDPAYDPDRPYRGMVAAAEAAGLPVVDTLPAMVAASQGGAQQLYFARDWHTNGLGNRVLVQELDTALASPAFLGPPPREIARLTLPEPSAEEASHLGRNALIAIAVWLLLGTLYWRRFPSEGAVKSYASVAGLVGAVVLLIYGVSWLAWLLPVWIGRWVSTIVVLAIIAAAIWYLRDRLPVMGELFATFVRRGQWYMLPVLVGLLSLGGLLVVAASSPWLAPFIYTLF